The following are from one region of the Sulfurimicrobium lacus genome:
- a CDS encoding PP0621 family protein — protein MIKLLLLAAVVWLIYSILKNYARSVDRDETDVPATPEQEDMVRCAQCGVHLPKSESILSRGEFYCSEEHRRQHQGNS, from the coding sequence TTGATTAAGCTTTTGCTGCTGGCGGCGGTTGTCTGGTTGATTTACTCCATCCTGAAGAATTACGCCAGGAGCGTTGACCGCGATGAGACTGACGTGCCGGCCACCCCCGAGCAAGAGGATATGGTGCGCTGCGCCCAGTGCGGGGTGCACCTGCCGAAAAGTGAAAGCATTCTTTCCCGCGGGGAGTTCTATTGCAGCGAAGAGCACCGCCGCCAGCATCAGGGTAATTCTTAG
- a CDS encoding ATP-binding protein, which produces MQADIPDFSHTSWPHRYAVLAAIWSVLVGGSLAWNLHLKSQNTLGVAAVAALSNINKDMSFRKWATSHGGVYVQPDQHTPPNPYLEIPDRDVLTTKGKALTLMNPAYMLRQMQNDFPDDYGTRSHITSLKPLNPKNAPDTWESKALRSFEQGGRELMEVQQIEGYPYLRMMRPFFVEQGCMKCHAQQGYKVGDIRGGIATAVPLEPYLAREHEFSTSLALSHGTIWLIGMAGLGFAYRRDRHLSNDREKAAKALRQLNEELETRVRERTAQLVTANADLESFSYSVSHDLRAPLRAIDGFAAILQEDYAPLLDDEGKRLFRVVGDNAKKMGQLIDDILAFSRASRLEPQAARIDMNALAQEVWQALEPQRTGRAIEFRLSDLPKACGDLAAMRQVLQNLLSNAVKFTRGREPAVIELGCEASSTENAFYVRDNGAGFDMDYVGKLFGLFQRLHGMDEFEGTGVGLAIVKRFIVKHGGRVWAEGRPGEGATFWFALPPGPCNKDIAIENRSKQPT; this is translated from the coding sequence ATGCAAGCCGACATTCCCGATTTCTCCCACACTTCCTGGCCGCACAGGTACGCCGTTCTCGCCGCCATCTGGAGCGTGCTGGTGGGCGGATCGCTGGCCTGGAATCTGCACCTGAAAAGTCAAAACACCCTGGGCGTCGCCGCAGTTGCAGCCCTGTCAAACATCAACAAGGACATGAGCTTCCGCAAATGGGCAACTTCCCACGGCGGCGTCTACGTCCAGCCTGACCAGCACACCCCGCCCAACCCCTATCTCGAGATACCCGACCGGGATGTTCTCACCACCAAGGGCAAGGCGCTGACCCTGATGAACCCCGCCTACATGCTGCGGCAGATGCAAAACGATTTTCCCGACGATTACGGCACCAGGAGCCACATCACCAGCCTTAAACCTCTCAACCCTAAAAACGCGCCGGACACATGGGAAAGCAAGGCACTGCGCAGCTTTGAGCAGGGCGGACGGGAATTGATGGAAGTTCAGCAAATCGAAGGTTACCCTTACCTGCGAATGATGCGCCCCTTCTTCGTGGAACAGGGTTGCATGAAGTGCCATGCGCAGCAAGGCTACAAGGTGGGCGACATCCGCGGCGGCATCGCAACGGCCGTTCCGCTCGAACCATACCTGGCACGCGAGCATGAGTTCAGCACCAGCCTGGCACTGTCCCACGGCACGATCTGGCTGATTGGCATGGCGGGATTGGGATTTGCATACCGGCGCGACCGCCACCTGTCCAACGATCGCGAGAAAGCGGCAAAAGCCTTGCGCCAACTCAATGAGGAACTGGAAACACGGGTCAGGGAGCGCACCGCCCAACTGGTAACTGCCAACGCCGATCTGGAAAGCTTCAGCTACTCCGTGTCCCACGACCTGCGTGCGCCGCTGCGAGCCATAGACGGCTTCGCCGCCATCCTGCAGGAAGACTATGCCCCATTGCTGGACGATGAAGGCAAGCGCCTGTTCCGGGTGGTGGGCGACAATGCAAAAAAAATGGGGCAGCTGATCGACGACATCCTGGCCTTTTCCCGCGCAAGCCGTCTGGAGCCGCAGGCAGCACGAATCGACATGAATGCCCTGGCACAGGAAGTCTGGCAAGCTCTCGAGCCCCAGCGGACAGGGCGCGCCATCGAGTTCCGCCTGAGCGACCTGCCCAAGGCTTGCGGCGACCTGGCCGCCATGCGCCAGGTATTGCAGAACCTGCTGTCCAATGCGGTAAAATTCACCCGCGGGCGCGAACCTGCGGTGATTGAACTTGGTTGCGAGGCTTCGAGCACGGAAAATGCCTTTTACGTCAGGGATAATGGCGCCGGATTCGACATGGACTATGTCGGCAAGCTGTTCGGTCTGTTCCAGCGGCTGCACGGCATGGATGAATTCGAGGGCACCGGCGTCGGCCTGGCTATCGTCAAGCGCTTCATCGTCAAGCACGGCGGCCGCGTATGGGCGGAAGGCAGACCCGGGGAAGGAGCGACCTTCTGGTTCGCCCTGCCGCCGGGACCATGCAACAAGGACATTGCGATTGAAAACAGATCAAAACAGCCCACCTGA
- a CDS encoding HD domain-containing phosphohydrolase — protein MNKSLRVLLLEDSPTDAELNERVLRKAGIVFTALRVESQVGFVAALDDFKPDIILADYHLPGFDGLGALEIVHEKHPEIPFIFVTGAMGEERAVDSIRHGATDYIIKDRLARLPSAVQRALEEKKLRLQHRESEERYHQLFENMASGVAIYEPDETCQTFVFKSVNRAAERIDLLRREDVIGRSVEEVFPGVRELGFVEVFQRVCRSGVAEHFSNNYYQDDRISGWRENYVYRLESGEVVAVYDDVSERIERETRIKNLNRVLRTISACNEDLVRAASEGDLLSAVCRNIVQIGGHLLAWVVYPGEQRENQPIVVAHFGDENVFQSHAQLEHDPEHARDCLTVMAMRERRTTSRNRLLDMPEHSFDKLQQLGVNSILALPLLNDGTLYGVITVFSATPDAFDADEMRLMEELAADLAYGIEALRTTSERDHYITQLSHAMKNTVTAIARTLEMRDPYTAGHQQRVTALCVSIARAMGLKEEVIEGLYFGAMIHDIGKISVPAEILSKPGALTKTEYQLIQCHPETGFDIVQGIEFPWPVAEMIAQHHERLDGSGYPKGCKDETIIIEARIIAVADVVEAMTTHRPYRPALGITAALEEISQGKGIRYDPTVVEACIRVIRTNDMQLPQLGS, from the coding sequence ATGAACAAGTCGCTACGCGTTCTGCTGCTGGAAGACAGCCCCACCGATGCAGAGCTGAATGAACGCGTGCTGCGCAAGGCGGGGATCGTCTTCACCGCCTTGCGGGTAGAGTCGCAGGTGGGATTTGTCGCTGCCCTGGACGACTTCAAGCCGGACATTATCCTGGCCGACTATCACCTTCCCGGCTTCGACGGTCTGGGCGCACTGGAGATCGTCCACGAGAAGCATCCGGAGATCCCCTTCATTTTCGTCACCGGGGCCATGGGCGAGGAACGCGCGGTGGACAGCATCAGGCACGGCGCCACCGATTACATCATCAAGGACCGCCTGGCGCGCCTGCCCTCGGCAGTACAGCGCGCCCTTGAGGAAAAAAAACTGCGTCTGCAGCACCGCGAAAGCGAGGAGCGTTACCACCAACTGTTCGAGAACATGGCCAGCGGCGTAGCCATCTACGAGCCGGATGAAACCTGCCAGACCTTCGTCTTCAAATCCGTCAACCGGGCCGCAGAGCGCATTGACCTGCTGCGCCGCGAGGACGTCATCGGACGCAGCGTGGAGGAGGTTTTTCCCGGCGTGCGTGAGCTGGGCTTCGTGGAGGTATTTCAGCGGGTGTGCCGCAGCGGCGTAGCGGAGCATTTTTCCAACAACTATTACCAGGACGACCGCATCTCCGGCTGGCGCGAAAATTATGTCTACCGGCTCGAATCCGGTGAGGTTGTCGCCGTCTATGACGACGTGAGCGAGCGCATCGAGCGGGAGACGCGGATCAAGAACCTCAACCGCGTCCTGCGCACCATCAGCGCCTGCAATGAGGATCTGGTGCGCGCGGCAAGCGAGGGCGATTTATTGAGCGCGGTCTGCCGCAACATTGTTCAAATCGGCGGCCACCTGCTGGCCTGGGTCGTTTATCCGGGGGAACAACGTGAGAACCAGCCCATCGTTGTCGCGCATTTCGGCGACGAAAATGTCTTCCAAAGCCATGCGCAACTGGAACACGACCCCGAGCACGCCCGCGATTGCCTGACCGTGATGGCCATGCGCGAGCGCCGCACCACCTCTCGCAACCGTCTGCTGGACATGCCGGAACACAGCTTCGACAAGCTGCAGCAGTTGGGCGTGAATTCCATCCTGGCTTTGCCGCTGCTCAACGACGGCACCCTGTATGGCGTCATCACGGTTTTCTCGGCCACGCCCGACGCTTTCGACGCCGACGAAATGCGGCTCATGGAAGAACTCGCCGCCGACCTGGCCTACGGCATCGAGGCCCTGCGCACCACCAGTGAAAGGGACCATTACATCACCCAGCTCAGCCATGCCATGAAGAACACGGTGACCGCCATTGCGCGCACGCTGGAAATGCGCGACCCCTACACCGCAGGCCACCAGCAGCGGGTGACCGCGCTCTGCGTGAGCATCGCCCGGGCAATGGGGCTGAAAGAAGAAGTCATCGAAGGACTGTATTTCGGCGCCATGATCCACGATATCGGCAAAATATCCGTGCCGGCGGAAATCCTGTCCAAACCCGGAGCCCTCACCAAAACCGAGTACCAACTGATCCAGTGCCACCCCGAAACCGGATTTGACATCGTGCAGGGCATCGAATTTCCCTGGCCGGTGGCGGAAATGATCGCACAGCACCACGAGCGCCTGGACGGCAGCGGCTACCCCAAGGGCTGCAAGGACGAAACGATCATCATCGAGGCCCGCATCATCGCGGTGGCCGACGTGGTCGAAGCCATGACCACGCACCGTCCCTACCGGCCCGCGCTGGGGATAACGGCAGCGCTGGAAGAAATCTCACAAGGCAAGGGCATCCGCTACGACCCGACCGTGGTGGAAGCCTGCATCCGGGTAATTAGGACGAACGACATGCAATTGCCGCAGCTAGGCAGTTGA
- the chrA gene encoding chromate efflux transporter gives MSETDDLVCPASPTFWEAFVYWLKLGFLSFGGPAGQISMMHQDLVENRRWISERRFLHALNYAMVLPGPEAQQLAIYIGWLMHRTWGGIVAGTLFLLPSLFILSALTYVYLAFGKLQLVQGVFAGIKPAVVAIVVFAAWRIGSRALKNKLLWAMAAVSFIAIFALDVPFPAIVLAAGVLGFIGSKVAPDKFKVGGGHGASSTQYGPAVIDDDTPTPEHAKFKLSRLIFMTAAFLAIWAAAMWLLMGRPVLLDMGEFFTKAALVTFGGAYAVLPYVYQGGVEHYQWLTGPQMIDGLALGETTPGPLIMVVAFVGFIGGWSKEIFGPESLLLAGFAGACVATFFTFLPGYLFILAGGPLVEATHGDLKFTAPLTGITAAVVGVILNLALFFGYHVLWPKGFDGPFEWFFALMSVAAFLALWKYKQDIMRVIGACALVGLIHSYAI, from the coding sequence ATGAGCGAGACCGACGATCTGGTGTGCCCGGCCTCTCCGACATTTTGGGAGGCATTCGTCTACTGGCTCAAGCTGGGTTTCCTCAGCTTCGGCGGCCCCGCCGGGCAGATTTCCATGATGCACCAGGACCTGGTGGAGAACCGGCGCTGGATTTCCGAACGCCGCTTCCTGCACGCGCTCAATTACGCCATGGTGCTGCCGGGGCCGGAAGCGCAACAGCTCGCCATCTACATCGGCTGGCTGATGCACCGCACCTGGGGCGGCATCGTCGCCGGCACGCTGTTCCTGCTGCCCTCGCTGTTCATTCTCTCCGCGCTGACCTATGTCTATCTGGCTTTCGGCAAACTGCAGTTGGTCCAGGGCGTGTTTGCCGGCATCAAGCCGGCGGTGGTGGCGATCGTGGTGTTCGCTGCCTGGCGCATCGGTTCACGGGCTTTGAAGAACAAGCTGCTGTGGGCCATGGCGGCGGTTTCCTTCATTGCCATCTTTGCGTTGGACGTTCCCTTCCCGGCCATCGTGCTGGCGGCGGGCGTGCTGGGGTTCATCGGCAGCAAGGTCGCGCCCGACAAGTTCAAGGTCGGCGGCGGCCACGGCGCATCCAGCACGCAATACGGCCCGGCCGTGATCGACGACGACACGCCGACACCCGAACACGCGAAATTCAAACTGTCGCGCCTGATCTTCATGACAGCCGCCTTTCTCGCCATCTGGGCGGCGGCGATGTGGCTGCTGATGGGGAGACCGGTGCTGCTGGACATGGGCGAATTCTTCACCAAGGCCGCGCTGGTCACTTTTGGTGGCGCTTACGCCGTGCTGCCCTACGTTTACCAGGGCGGCGTCGAACACTACCAGTGGCTCACCGGCCCGCAGATGATCGATGGCCTGGCGCTGGGCGAGACCACGCCCGGCCCACTCATCATGGTGGTGGCTTTCGTCGGTTTCATCGGCGGCTGGAGCAAGGAAATTTTCGGCCCGGAGAGTCTGTTGCTGGCGGGGTTCGCCGGGGCTTGTGTCGCCACCTTCTTCACCTTCCTGCCGGGCTACCTTTTCATCCTGGCCGGCGGCCCGCTGGTGGAAGCGACGCATGGCGACCTCAAGTTTACCGCGCCGCTGACCGGTATCACGGCGGCGGTGGTGGGGGTGATACTCAACCTGGCGCTGTTCTTCGGCTACCACGTGCTGTGGCCGAAGGGCTTTGACGGTCCGTTCGAGTGGTTCTTCGCCCTGATGTCCGTAGCGGCCTTCCTGGCCCTGTGGAAATACAAGCAGGACATCATGCGAGTCATCGGCGCCTGCGCCCTGGTGGGGCTGATTCATAGCTATGCCATTTAG
- a CDS encoding sensor histidine kinase, producing the protein MKLQSSLRQKITLGYLGYYVMALLIVALSLFTFLELRVIDNRVVLGERITALFDATLEIRRFEKNYFLYHQDTDLQESKRYAAKVIDLIEHNTADFAKLASAPRILALQNEVRAYRELMAEYARSGADDTGQSELLEAQIRKAGKGVVTIAEEMAGTERRRIRASLDRFRSILVASIVLLSLLMIAVGWALSRMVVRPLKHMDSCVEAVSGGRLDKLTTPSEDSEIIAITQAFNHMLGELELRQKMLLRSEKLASLGTMLAGVAHELNNPLSNISLSAQILLEEIEENDPERRQELLAQIEEQTERARNIVRALLDFARDKPVKREDVLLAPLIEEVILFLRGETPSDVRITSEIAADIALPADRQRLEQAFLNLIKNALEEMGGTGEIRISATRRHLSREAAVSLLDEGAKSLGKCFHGGDAVDIEIRDNGPGIPDEILPRIFDPFFTTKDVGRGMGLGLFIVYEIIEEHNGCISVESEAGRGTVFHIRLPLEHIDEENG; encoded by the coding sequence ATGAAGCTCCAGTCCTCGCTCCGCCAGAAAATCACGCTCGGCTACCTGGGCTATTACGTCATGGCCCTGCTGATCGTTGCCCTTTCCTTGTTCACCTTCCTCGAACTGCGCGTGATCGACAACAGGGTCGTACTCGGCGAACGCATTACCGCCCTGTTCGACGCCACGCTGGAAATCAGGCGATTCGAAAAGAACTACTTCCTTTACCATCAGGATACCGACCTGCAAGAGAGCAAGCGCTATGCCGCAAAGGTAATCGACCTGATCGAGCACAACACGGCGGATTTCGCCAAGCTCGCCTCGGCGCCGCGAATTTTAGCGCTGCAGAACGAGGTCCGCGCCTACCGCGAACTGATGGCGGAGTATGCCAGGAGCGGCGCGGACGACACGGGCCAAAGCGAGTTGCTGGAAGCGCAGATCAGGAAAGCCGGCAAGGGTGTCGTCACCATCGCCGAAGAGATGGCGGGAACGGAAAGGCGCAGGATACGCGCCTCCCTGGACCGCTTCCGCTCCATACTGGTGGCTTCGATCGTCCTGCTCTCGCTGCTGATGATCGCGGTAGGCTGGGCCCTGTCGCGCATGGTGGTTCGCCCGCTCAAGCACATGGACAGCTGCGTGGAGGCGGTTTCCGGCGGCAGGCTGGACAAGCTGACCACTCCCTCCGAAGACAGCGAGATCATCGCCATCACCCAGGCCTTCAATCACATGCTGGGAGAGCTCGAACTGCGCCAAAAGATGCTGCTGCGCTCCGAGAAGCTCGCCTCGCTCGGCACCATGCTGGCGGGCGTGGCGCACGAACTGAACAATCCGCTCTCGAACATTTCCCTCTCGGCTCAGATCCTGTTGGAGGAAATCGAGGAAAACGACCCCGAGCGGCGCCAGGAGTTGCTGGCGCAAATCGAGGAACAGACGGAGCGGGCACGCAATATCGTGCGCGCACTGCTGGATTTTGCCCGCGACAAGCCGGTCAAGCGCGAAGACGTGCTGCTTGCGCCCCTGATCGAGGAGGTCATCCTGTTTCTCCGTGGGGAAACGCCCTCCGACGTGCGCATCACCTCCGAGATTGCAGCCGACATCGCACTCCCGGCGGACCGACAGCGGCTCGAACAGGCCTTCCTCAACCTGATCAAGAATGCGCTGGAAGAGATGGGCGGCACTGGCGAAATCCGCATCAGCGCCACGCGGCGCCACCTGAGCCGCGAAGCGGCCGTGTCCCTGCTCGACGAGGGCGCAAAATCGCTCGGCAAGTGTTTCCATGGCGGCGACGCGGTCGACATCGAAATCCGCGACAACGGACCGGGCATTCCTGACGAGATACTGCCGCGTATTTTCGACCCGTTTTTCACCACCAAGGATGTCGGACGCGGCATGGGACTCGGCCTGTTCATCGTGTACGAAATCATCGAGGAGCATAACGGCTGCATTTCCGTGGAAAGCGAAGCCGGGCGGGGAACCGTGTTCCATATCCGGCTGCCGCTGGAACATATCGACGAAGAAAACGGTTAA
- a CDS encoding sigma-54-dependent transcriptional regulator — translation MQSKGRLLIVEDEKIALKNLVHVMTKEGYDVAGTQSGATALGWIESQSFDVVLTDLRMEKVDGMQVLKKCRERSPDTEVIMITGHATPESAVEAMKSGAFFYIAKPFRLDDVRKVVREALEKNLLKRENRQLREQIEGYEGKVKIITQDPAMLKVLEMARQVAPTDCNVLITGESGTGKELFARYLHYNSGRADGPFVAVNCGAFGEELLSNELFGHEKGAFTGALTLKKGLIESAQGGTLFLDEITEMSPAMQVKLLRVIQEREVLHLGGTAPVKTDARYIAATNRDIETVTRDGSLRQDLFFRLNVVNLHIPPLCERKGDVAPLSYYFLKKFSVLMKKEVNDISPEAISVLENHDFPGNVRELENIIERGVAINTGQTIELAHLPEKLREASAQMFRKKEGRVPSLEAQEKAYIRWVLNEAGGNQTVAAQMLGINRVSLWRKLKSYEMDDGTLLDGTP, via the coding sequence ATGCAAAGCAAGGGAAGACTGCTGATCGTCGAGGACGAGAAAATCGCCCTCAAGAACCTGGTTCACGTCATGACCAAGGAAGGCTATGACGTGGCCGGAACGCAGAGCGGCGCGACCGCGCTGGGCTGGATCGAAAGCCAGTCGTTCGACGTGGTGCTGACCGACCTCAGGATGGAAAAAGTGGACGGCATGCAGGTGCTGAAAAAGTGCCGCGAGCGCAGCCCGGACACCGAGGTGATCATGATCACCGGCCATGCAACGCCGGAATCGGCGGTGGAAGCCATGAAGAGCGGCGCTTTTTTTTATATCGCCAAGCCCTTCCGCCTGGACGACGTGCGCAAGGTGGTCAGGGAAGCGCTGGAAAAGAATCTGCTGAAGCGCGAAAACCGCCAGTTGCGCGAGCAGATAGAAGGTTACGAAGGCAAGGTCAAGATCATCACCCAGGACCCGGCCATGCTGAAGGTGCTTGAAATGGCGCGGCAGGTGGCGCCGACCGACTGCAATGTGCTGATCACCGGCGAATCCGGGACGGGCAAGGAATTGTTCGCGCGCTACCTGCACTACAACAGCGGTCGCGCGGATGGGCCGTTCGTCGCGGTAAACTGCGGCGCGTTCGGCGAGGAACTGCTGTCCAACGAGTTGTTCGGACATGAGAAAGGCGCTTTCACCGGCGCGCTGACGCTGAAGAAGGGGCTGATCGAATCGGCCCAGGGCGGCACGCTGTTTCTCGATGAGATCACCGAAATGTCGCCGGCGATGCAGGTCAAACTGCTGCGCGTGATCCAGGAGCGCGAAGTGCTGCACCTGGGCGGCACCGCGCCGGTCAAGACCGACGCGCGCTATATCGCCGCGACCAACCGCGATATCGAGACAGTCACCAGGGACGGCTCGTTGCGCCAGGACCTGTTCTTCCGCCTCAACGTCGTGAACCTGCACATCCCGCCCCTGTGCGAACGCAAGGGAGACGTAGCCCCGCTCAGCTATTACTTCCTCAAGAAGTTCTCCGTGCTGATGAAAAAGGAAGTCAACGACATTTCTCCGGAAGCGATCTCGGTGCTCGAAAACCATGACTTTCCCGGCAACGTGCGCGAACTGGAAAACATCATCGAGCGCGGTGTCGCGATCAACACCGGCCAAACCATCGAACTCGCGCACCTGCCCGAGAAACTGCGCGAAGCCAGCGCGCAGATGTTCAGGAAAAAAGAGGGGCGCGTCCCCTCCCTCGAAGCACAGGAAAAAGCCTATATACGCTGGGTGCTCAACGAGGCGGGAGGAAACCAGACCGTCGCCGCGCAGATGCTGGGAATCAACCGTGTTTCGCTGTGGCGCAAGCTGAAAAGCTACGAAATGGACGATGGGACGCTCCTTGATGGCACCCCGTGA
- a CDS encoding SulP family inorganic anion transporter: protein MSENSLKSALACNLWLHKIFPFLRWWPMLDKHTTRADMIAGLTGAIIVLPQGVAFATIAGLPPEYGLYAAMVPAIFGALFGSSWHLVSGPTTAISIVVFSSVSPLAEPGSAQFISLVLTLTFLTGVFQLIMGMARMGVLVNFISHTVVIGFTAGAAVLIAASQIKNFFGINIPRGSHFYEIIHQLVLQIGEINPYVTSVALVTLLSGILVKKFWPWIPYMIAAMLIGSLFALGLNGHFGNDITHIRTVGALPAHLPPFSLPDLSLETIKKMAPSALAVTMLALTEAVSIARAVAVRSEQRIDGNQEFIGQGLSNIFGSLFSGYASSGSFNRSGLNYAAGARTPLAAVFSAVFLAATLLLVAPLAAYLPIPAMAAILFLVAWGLIDFHHIHSIFHTSRAETAVLITTLLSTLFVELEFAIYVGVMLSLMLYLARTSQPAIVPVIPAGEEGAYHFEDLKGRTECPQFRMVRVNGSIFFGAVDHVQRNLQQIDEINPQQKTVLVVGSGVNFVDVAGAEMLSQEAKRRRKMGGGLYFYRLKEPVYNFLKQGHYLKDIGESSFFPAKSNVIPVVYETLDPEICRTCKARIFPECQEVLPGGERR, encoded by the coding sequence ATGTCTGAAAATTCGCTGAAAAGCGCACTCGCCTGCAATCTCTGGCTCCATAAAATATTCCCCTTCCTGCGCTGGTGGCCGATGCTGGACAAGCACACCACGCGCGCCGACATGATTGCCGGCCTGACCGGCGCCATCATCGTGCTGCCTCAGGGCGTGGCATTCGCCACCATCGCCGGACTGCCGCCGGAATACGGCCTGTATGCCGCGATGGTTCCGGCCATATTCGGCGCGCTGTTCGGGTCCAGCTGGCACCTGGTTTCGGGTCCGACCACTGCCATTTCCATTGTCGTATTCTCCTCGGTCAGTCCGCTCGCCGAGCCGGGCAGCGCGCAGTTCATCAGCCTGGTGCTGACCCTGACCTTCCTCACCGGAGTGTTCCAGCTCATCATGGGCATGGCGCGCATGGGCGTGCTGGTCAACTTCATTTCGCACACGGTGGTGATCGGCTTTACCGCCGGCGCGGCGGTGCTGATCGCCGCCAGCCAGATCAAGAACTTCTTCGGCATCAACATCCCGCGCGGCTCCCATTTCTACGAGATCATCCACCAGTTGGTGCTGCAGATCGGCGAGATCAACCCTTACGTCACCTCGGTGGCGCTGGTCACGCTGCTGTCGGGCATCCTGGTGAAGAAGTTCTGGCCATGGATTCCCTACATGATCGCCGCCATGCTGATAGGCAGCCTGTTCGCCCTCGGCCTGAACGGCCATTTCGGCAACGACATCACCCACATCCGCACCGTCGGCGCCCTGCCTGCGCATTTGCCGCCTTTTTCCCTGCCCGACCTGTCGCTGGAAACGATCAAGAAGATGGCGCCCAGCGCCCTGGCCGTGACCATGCTGGCGCTCACCGAGGCAGTTTCGATCGCCCGCGCCGTGGCGGTGCGCTCGGAACAGCGCATCGACGGCAACCAGGAATTCATCGGCCAGGGACTGTCGAACATCTTCGGCAGCCTGTTCTCCGGCTATGCTTCAAGCGGCTCCTTCAACCGCAGTGGCCTGAACTACGCCGCCGGGGCACGCACCCCGCTGGCGGCGGTATTCTCCGCCGTGTTCCTTGCCGCCACCCTGCTCCTGGTGGCCCCGCTCGCGGCCTACCTGCCGATCCCCGCCATGGCGGCGATCCTGTTCCTGGTGGCATGGGGGCTGATCGACTTCCACCATATTCATTCCATTTTCCACACCAGCCGCGCGGAAACCGCGGTGCTGATCACCACGCTGCTCTCGACCCTGTTCGTCGAACTGGAATTCGCCATCTACGTCGGCGTGATGCTGTCGCTCATGCTCTACCTCGCCCGCACGTCCCAGCCCGCCATCGTGCCGGTGATACCTGCCGGCGAAGAAGGCGCCTACCATTTCGAAGACCTCAAGGGACGCACCGAATGCCCGCAATTCCGCATGGTGCGCGTCAACGGCTCGATCTTTTTCGGCGCGGTCGACCACGTACAGCGCAACCTGCAACAGATCGACGAAATCAATCCGCAGCAGAAAACGGTTCTGGTGGTCGGCAGCGGCGTCAATTTCGTCGACGTGGCAGGGGCGGAAATGCTGTCGCAGGAAGCCAAGCGCCGGCGCAAGATGGGGGGCGGACTGTATTTCTATCGCCTCAAGGAGCCGGTGTACAACTTCCTCAAGCAGGGACACTACCTGAAGGACATCGGCGAGAGCAGCTTCTTCCCAGCCAAATCGAACGTGATCCCGGTGGTCTACGAAACCCTCGACCCGGAAATCTGCCGCACCTGCAAGGCCAGGATTTTCCCGGAATGCCAGGAAGTTCTTCCGGGCGGAGAGAGGCGCTAA
- a CDS encoding chromate resistance protein ChrB domain-containing protein — MRAFGTDKWLVIVLSLPTSNATVRTRVWRALKGLGCAVLRDGVYLLPAGRGLRQALRMYVEEVRQGGGSAFLLNVSSAAGEERAEFQGLFDRRAEYREVAEKIDAFKSGFASLDTVAGRRQLKALRRDLEAITAVDYFPDLTKEEVEDRLAEAETLFFASLSPGERRTVSGEIVPRERAAYLGRVWATRRHVWVDRLASAWLVRRFVDAEAHFVWLENPENCPPDAVGFDFDGAEFTHVGKHVTFEVLLAAFGLDKDPLLGRIAAVVHFLDAGGAAVAEAPGVEMVLSGLRRQCADDDALLARAMGVFDSMYAAGE, encoded by the coding sequence ATGCGGGCTTTCGGGACGGACAAATGGCTGGTCATCGTGTTGAGTCTGCCTACTTCGAACGCGACCGTGCGCACGCGCGTATGGCGCGCGCTCAAGGGGCTGGGGTGCGCGGTATTGCGTGATGGTGTCTATCTTCTGCCGGCCGGGCGCGGCCTGCGCCAGGCGCTCAGGATGTACGTGGAAGAGGTCAGGCAGGGAGGAGGCAGCGCTTTTCTGTTGAACGTCAGCAGTGCGGCGGGCGAGGAGCGCGCCGAATTTCAGGGGCTGTTCGACCGGCGTGCTGAATATCGCGAGGTCGCGGAAAAGATAGATGCGTTCAAGTCCGGCTTCGCCTCGCTGGACACGGTGGCGGGGCGCCGCCAGCTCAAGGCGCTGCGCCGCGACCTGGAAGCGATCACCGCGGTGGACTACTTTCCCGATTTGACCAAGGAAGAGGTGGAAGATCGGCTGGCCGAAGCGGAAACCCTGTTCTTTGCCAGCCTGTCGCCCGGCGAACGCCGCACGGTGTCCGGTGAAATCGTGCCGCGCGAGCGCGCCGCCTACCTGGGGCGCGTGTGGGCGACGCGCCGGCATGTGTGGGTCGATCGCCTGGCGAGCGCTTGGCTGGTGCGTCGTTTCGTCGATGCGGAGGCGCATTTCGTCTGGCTGGAAAATCCCGAGAACTGTCCCCCCGACGCTGTCGGATTCGACTTCGACGGTGCCGAATTCACCCATGTGGGCAAGCATGTCACGTTCGAGGTGCTGCTCGCCGCCTTCGGTCTGGACAAGGATCCGTTGCTGGGACGGATCGCTGCCGTCGTGCATTTTCTGGATGCCGGCGGCGCCGCAGTGGCAGAGGCGCCGGGCGTGGAAATGGTGCTGTCCGGTTTGCGCCGCCAGTGCGCCGACGACGATGCCCTGCTGGCGCGGGCGATGGGGGTTTTTGATTCGATGTATGCGGCCGGCGAATAA